Sequence from the Sphingosinicella ginsenosidimutans genome:
AAGCTGTGCCCCTGGAGCCGCGGCACGGTGAGGCGGAGCAGCGCCGGCCCCTTCCCTTCGCGCACATGCGCCGTCGCGCGCGCGATCAGCCGCGCCGCCTCGGCCGGATCGGTGCCGTCGCCGGAGAGGATTTCGAGGTTCGCGAAGCCGGCGAGATTGCGGGCGATGTCGCCGCCCGGCGTCTGGAAGGTCGAGGGCACGGAAATGCCGAACTGATTGTCCTCGACATAGAAGAGCATCGGCAGCTTCTGCGTCGTCGCGATGGTGAGCGCGGACCAGAAGCCGTTGGTGGCGCACGAGGCATCGCCGCCGAGCACGACTGCGATCGCGCCCGCATGGCTCTCGTCGCCGAGCACCTCCTGGTAATAGCGGATCGCCTGCGCCCAGCCCGCGGTCGGCGTATATTGCGCGCCGACCCCGCCGCACATCGGCAGCGCCGGGCATCCGTTCGGATTGGGATAGTTGAACACCACCCCGATGTCGCGCCCGTCCGAATAGCCGCCGGCCCGGCCCATGCCCGATCCAAGCGCGTCGGCGAGCGGCACGCCGAGCGAGAGCAGCAAGGGCCGCGAGCGATAATAGCCGCACGCGCCGTCATGCCGGTGGGTGAGCCGCGTGCCCAGCATGACCTGCGCCATGTCATGGCCGCGCGCGCTGAACTGGTAGAGCACCTTGCGTTCGGGAACGAGCCGGGTTTCCTCCAGCTTGTCCATCGCCCGGCTGACATGGGTCAGCCAGGCGATTCGCCGCCAGTCGAAGTCCGGATCGGGCGTGTTGGCGCGCCCGCTCCGTTCCCGGACGGCAAGGTCAGCCATCCATCGCCTCCAGCACCGCCGCGGCGAAGCGGTCGACGCTGTCGTCGGACAGGCCGACCACGTTGAAGCGGCCGGACGGCGCCATGTAGATGCCGTGGCTGGCGCGCAGCCCGATCACCTGGTCCGGCGTCAGCGGCAGCATCGAGAACATGCCATGCTCCCCGCCGATATAGGCGAGGCGCGGATCGGCTGCGGCGAGCCGGGCGCGAATGCGGCGGATGCGGGCGCACATATCGGTGAGTTCGGCGTGCCAGTCGGCCCGAAGGTCGGGGTCCTCCAGCACGATCCGCGCGACCGCGGCGCCGTGATCGGGCGGCATCGACCACATGGTCCGGGCAAGGCCGATGAGGTTGCCGAACGCGACCTCCGCCTGGGCGGGGCTGGACGCCTTGATGAAGAGGTTGCCGGTGCGCTCGCGGTAGATGCCGAAATTCTTGTCGCAGCTCTGCGCGACGAGCGCCTGCTCCGCCGCCTGGACGACGAGGCGGGTGCCGGCGGCGTCGGGCTCAAGCCCGTTGCCAAGGCCCTGATAGGCGAGATCGACGAACGGGATCAGCCCGCGCGCCGCGACGAGATCGGCGATCGCGCGCCACTGGTCAGCATCCAGATCGGCGCCCGTCGGGTTGTGGCAGCAGCCGTGGAGCAGCACGACATCGCCGCGCCGCGCGCCCTTCAGCGATTCCATCATCGCGTCGAAATCGATGCGATGGGTGGCCCGGTCGTAATAGCGGTAATCGACCATCGGCACGCCGGCGGTGCCGATCAGCGGCGCGTGATTGGGCCAGGTCGGCTGGCCGACGAAAATGCGGATGTCGCCGCCGGCGCGAGCGATGAGATCGGCGCCGATGCGGAGCGCGCCGCATCCGCCCGGCGTCTGCAGCCCGACGATGTTCGGATCGTGGTTGGGCCCGAACACGATCTCGCCGATCAGCTGGGTGAAGCGCGCATCGCCCTGCGAGCCGATATAGGATTTGGTGGTCTGCACCTGCTCCAGGATCCGCTCGGCCTTCTTCACCGCGCGAAGGATCGGCGTGTTGCCGTCGCTGTCGCGATAGACGCCGACGCCGACGTCGATCTTGGTCGGCCTCGGATCGGCTTCGGCGAGCGCGATCAATGCGATAAGGGAATCCGCCGGCTGGGCTTCCAGCCGGTCGAACAGCAGCGGAGCCTCTTGCAAGGACGGCCCCCGGTCCACGAGCGTTTCCATGGCCATGCGCCTATTCCTATTCCGGGCGGCGCGCAAAAGCCTCTCAAATTTTCTCGCTCTGCGCCGTTTGGCGAAGCATTTGTTTCGTGATATGCCCGTTCCGTGAATGAAAATCCGCACCTCGACGAGATCGACCGGCGAATCGTCCGCGCGCTTCAGCGCGACGCCAGCCTCAGCCATGCCGCGCTCGCCGATCATGTCGGCGCCTCGGCCGCCTCGGTGTGGCGGCGGGTGCGTGCGCTGGAGCGCGCCGGGGTCCTCGGCGCGACCGTCCGCCTCGCCGACCCCGCCCGCCTGGGCCGCAGCGTCAACGTGATGTGTCAGGTCCGCATGCACCGCCAGACGACCGACGCGCGCGCCGAATTCGAGCAGTTCATCTCCGCGCGCGAGGAGATCGTCGAATGCTATGCGATGTCCGGCGAGTGGGATTATCTCCTGCGCATCGCGGTCAGGGACGTGGCCGATTACGACCGCTTCATCCGCCAGGGCGTGCTGGCCCACCCGAGCGTCGCCAACGC
This genomic interval carries:
- a CDS encoding Lrp/AsnC family transcriptional regulator, translating into MNENPHLDEIDRRIVRALQRDASLSHAALADHVGASAASVWRRVRALERAGVLGATVRLADPARLGRSVNVMCQVRMHRQTTDARAEFEQFISAREEIVECYAMSGEWDYLLRIAVRDVADYDRFIRQGVLAHPSVANAASNFALRQVKYTTEIPV
- a CDS encoding aspartate/tyrosine/aromatic aminotransferase, producing the protein MAMETLVDRGPSLQEAPLLFDRLEAQPADSLIALIALAEADPRPTKIDVGVGVYRDSDGNTPILRAVKKAERILEQVQTTKSYIGSQGDARFTQLIGEIVFGPNHDPNIVGLQTPGGCGALRIGADLIARAGGDIRIFVGQPTWPNHAPLIGTAGVPMVDYRYYDRATHRIDFDAMMESLKGARRGDVVLLHGCCHNPTGADLDADQWRAIADLVAARGLIPFVDLAYQGLGNGLEPDAAGTRLVVQAAEQALVAQSCDKNFGIYRERTGNLFIKASSPAQAEVAFGNLIGLARTMWSMPPDHGAAVARIVLEDPDLRADWHAELTDMCARIRRIRARLAAADPRLAYIGGEHGMFSMLPLTPDQVIGLRASHGIYMAPSGRFNVVGLSDDSVDRFAAAVLEAMDG